GGGTCGTAGGCCGCGGAGATCCGGCCGCCGGCAAACGCGGCCGTGTCGACCCGGACGAACGGGCCGCCGGGAAAGGTCAGCTCGGTCAGCATCCCCGGGGTCGGCATGAAGTCGCGCGCGGGATCCTCGGCGTTGATCCGGCACTCGATGGCCCAGCCGCGCGCCGACAGCTCTTCCTGCGTCGCGGCGATCCGCTCCCCCGCCGCGATCCGCAGTTGCTCGCGGACGATGTCGATGCCGTGGGTCATCTCGGTGACCGGGTGCTCGACCTGGATCCGGCAGTTGACCTCCATGAAGTAGAACCGCTGCTGCTCGTCGACCAGGAACTCGACGGTCCCGGCACCGACGTAGCCGGCCGCGAGCAGGCCGCGCACGGCCGCGCTGCCCATCTGCTCCACCAGCTCGGGCGGCAGGCCGGGCGCGGGCGACTCCTCGATGATCTTCTGGCGGCGGCGCTGCACCGAGCAGTCCCGCTGGCCCAGGTGCAGCCCGTTGCCGTGCCGGTCGCAGAGCACCTGCACCTCGACGTGCCGGGCGGCCGGCAGGTAGCGCTCCACGTAGACCCGGTCGTCGCCGAACAGCGACTGTGCGGTGGACCGGATCTCCCGGTATTGCCGGGGCAGGTCGTCGGGGTCGTTGACCACCTGCATGCCCCGGCCGCCGCCGCCGGCGACCGCCTTGACGATGACCGGGTAGCCGATGTCGGCGGCGACCTTGGCCACCGCCTCCGCGTCGGCGACCGGTTCGATCGTGCCGGGCAGCAGCGGCAGCCCGGCCTCGGCCATGGCCGCGCGGGCGGTGGACTTGTCGCCGAGTTGGTCGATCACCCCGGCGGGCGGGCCGACGAAGGTGAGGCCGGCCGCCTCGCACGCCTCGGCGA
This genomic interval from Asanoa ferruginea contains the following:
- a CDS encoding acetyl-CoA carboxylase biotin carboxylase subunit, which codes for MFRTVLIANRGEIALRVARTCRELGLRVAAVYSTEDRDSAVVRFADQAVCVGPGPARHSYLYLPAIMEAARQTGADAVHPGYGFLSEQADFAEACEAAGLTFVGPPAGVIDQLGDKSTARAAMAEAGLPLLPGTIEPVADAEAVAKVAADIGYPVIVKAVAGGGGRGMQVVNDPDDLPRQYREIRSTAQSLFGDDRVYVERYLPAARHVEVQVLCDRHGNGLHLGQRDCSVQRRRQKIIEESPAPGLPPELVEQMGSAAVRGLLAAGYVGAGTVEFLVDEQQRFYFMEVNCRIQVEHPVTEMTHGIDIVREQLRIAAGERIAATQEELSARGWAIECRINAEDPARDFMPTPGMLTELTFPGGPFVRVDTAAFAGGRISAAYDPLLAKIAVWAPDRPQAIARMRRALSELSVEGPGVSTNRDFLTTALDHPLFVAGTHDTSLVDRLTDSQPREER